GAAGCCGCCGCTTCGCATCACCGTGTCGCCGACCAGCCACATGAACGCGGCGCCGGCCAGCGATCCGGCGCCTCCGAGGAGGCCGGTGGCCGTCGACACCTTCGTTGCCGACACCTCCGACGCGAACGCGAGATAGTTCACCATGAAGCAGCCCAGGCCGAAGGTTGCGACGCAGATCATGACCGTCACGAAATCAACGCTTCGAAGCCAGGAGACTATCGGCACGCCCGTCATGCAGAGTGCACCAACGGTGGCGACCAGACGGCGCGCCGGCACCACGCCCAGCCGACGCGTGAGCCCCACGACGAGCCATCCGCCCAGCACCAGGCCGACGTCGAGCGCGAGATAGACGATGACGAGCCGGTTCGCCAGCTCCTGTCCGAAGCCCACGCCTGCGTACCGATCGAAGAAGCGCGGCAGCCAGCTGATGTAGAAATACTGCAGTGGATTCAGGAAACAGGTCGCGACGAGCAGGCCCCACAGCGCCGGCGAGCGCAGGATGTGGCGGACCGTCGAGGGCGAGGCGTCGAGTACCCCGGTATCCGGCGCGCCCGGCGCGCGACTGGCTGATGGCATCGCGGCTGACGTGCCTTCGCGCTGCAGCTGCAGCTGCGGCCAGGCCTTCGTCGTGGCCAACCACACGACCGTCCAGAGGAGGCCGACGAGCCCGACCACGACGAACGCGACACGCCAGTGATACCTGGTGGCCAGATGAACGATGATCGGCGGTGCCACGAGGGCCCCAACGCTCGTGCCGCATTGGAAGAGTCCATTGGCGAGCGGTCGTTGGCCGGGCGGAAAGATCCGTGCGACCACTCGCAGCGCGAGCGGCCAGTTCGGCGACTCACAGATGCCCAGCAGCAGCCGCAATGACAGCATGCTCCAGAAGCCCGACGCCAGCGCGGCCGACGCACCCGCGAGCGACCAGGCCGCCACGGCGACAGCGTACACCCACACGACCGAGAATCGATCGAGCACGGGCCCGATGACGATCTGCGCCACACCATACGCGATGAAGAACGCGAACAGCCATTGGCCGAAGTGGCCGTCGTGCAAGCGCAGATCCTCGAGCACGAGCGAGGAGGAGACGGCGAGCGTCTGCCGGTCCAGATAGTTCAGCAGCGTCGCGGCGAACAGCAGCCCTACGATCCACCATTTCGCGCGTGGGCTCACGATGCCGGCTCCAATCCAAGCAGACGCGCCGGGTTGTCCTGTGCCATCCGCCGGATCGCGGCCTCGTCGAAGCCCGCCGCGAGCAGCCGCGAGAGGTAGTGCCGCAGTCCGGCGACGGGGGCCGGATACTGCGGCATGCCGTAGTCGGTCGCCACGATCGTCGTCTCCACGCCGATCGCCCGGATCTGCCGGACGATCGCCTCGAACGGGACGTGGCCGCACAGGTCCGGTTCGATGGACACGAGGCAGCGCTCGAAGTACACGAATCCGGTGCGCGCGAGCGCCTGCTGCACGTCGAGGGGCACGGCCGTGACGCCCCACTCGGGATGGGTCACGCTCACGCGCCGCACGCCGGCCGCGAGCGCCTCCTCGATCAGCACCCGCGATTCCTCGGGTGACAGATGTCCTGTGGCCAGCACTGCATCAGCGTCCGCGACGAGGCGGAGGATGTCGCGCAGGACGGGCTGTAGGATCGACCCGCTCACCCGCGAACCGCCGCAGCCTGGATCCTGCAGTGTCGCGTCCGCGAAGACGCTCGAGCCGCCGCGTCGCCCGTAGTGCTGCTGGTGGTTCGCGGCAGACTTGGTGGGCATCCAAACCTGCCGCGCGCCCATCGCCAGCGCCGCTTCCACCGCGCGGGGGTTCAGCCCACCCACCGTGTCGTTGAGCACCACGCCGCCCAGCACGCGCACGTCGGGCTGCAATCGGTTGAGCAGGTACGCCCGCTCACAGGTCGAGCACACGTGGGACTTCAACACGAGCGCGCGCAGTCCAGCCTCCCGGGCCTGCTCGACGAGATCGAGATCGTCCAGCTTGCGATCGACGACATCCGGGAAGCTGTGGACGTGACATTCGATCGCGCCACGGAGCAGCAGGGCGGCAACGGCGTTCACGTCAGGGGGGCCGTTCTGCTGATGGCTCACGGTGTCTCCCTCGTGGCCTGCCGTGCCTTGAGCAGCGCCCAGCGATCGAGCCGTCGGTCGATGCTCTCGCGATCCTCGCCGACTTCGATCGCCCGGCGGATTGCCACCTCCGCCTGCTCGGCCGCTTCAGCGAATTCGATCACCTCGGCCACCAGGGCCTCCGGCACGATCACGACACCATCGTCATCCGCGACGACGAAATCGCCGGGGGCGATCGTCACGCGCGCCTCGAGCTGGCCGGCCATCGTGATGGGCACGTTGAAGCCATGAATCTGGAATCGACCGTGCGCGAGCACGGGCGTGACGAAGCGGCACCAGGTCGGAAAGCCCATCGCAATCAGATCGGTCTCGTCCCGAGTCCCGCCGTCGATGATGATCCCGGCGGCGCCCTTGACGCGCGCCGTTGCGCCGGTATTGCCCCCCCAGGGTCCGCCCTGCTCGTGTCCGCCGCAGTCGAACACGATCACGTCGCCGGGCTGAATGGCGCGGAACATGTCGTAGCTGAAGGCGGTGCCCCAGCTGCCGTCGGCCACCGACATGGTCGCGCCGTGCAGCGTGAGGGCGGGGCCCGCGAGGCGATGGCCGCGCGCGAGCGGACGGATGCGCGACGACAGCGCCTGGTTGGGATGTCTCATCTTGT
This genomic stretch from Luteitalea sp. harbors:
- a CDS encoding MFS transporter, giving the protein MAGADRGGARGRRAARERDPSRVGRHGRAPRRAAGARAHRIRVLRALPRVHRTGPVRPRPVRGDRPADPGDRRGDDDRGDRLRHAAVSGPRRRTAALPLAAARGGLRRGRDPADGTGQPGASAWIGAGIVSPRAKWWIVGLLFAATLLNYLDRQTLAVSSSLVLEDLRLHDGHFGQWLFAFFIAYGVAQIVIGPVLDRFSVVWVYAVAVAAWSLAGASAALASGFWSMLSLRLLLGICESPNWPLALRVVARIFPPGQRPLANGLFQCGTSVGALVAPPIIVHLATRYHWRVAFVVVGLVGLLWTVVWLATTKAWPQLQLQREGTSAAMPSASRAPGAPDTGVLDASPSTVRHILRSPALWGLLVATCFLNPLQYFYISWLPRFFDRYAGVGFGQELANRLVIVYLALDVGLVLGGWLVVGLTRRLGVVPARRLVATVGALCMTGVPIVSWLRSVDFVTVMICVATFGLGCFMVNYLAFASEVSATKVSTATGLLGGAGSLAGAAFMWLVGDTVMRSGGFAFAFAFAGVMPLVALGGLFYATRARPTRRLLPPDARIGAVT